One region of Streptomyces sp. CG4 genomic DNA includes:
- a CDS encoding class I SAM-dependent methyltransferase yields MTVFRAECAQDERVDAGTADDTPDLRCPACVGVGKPLRLVVEDRYRLVRCRQCRTEYFRADPLLADRDREAPVSAYWEQYKFGLYASDDVRRGYEQRYEKTLDQVEGLTGDIGTVLDVGCGIGNFVSFAQTRCARAYGVDADPDAVDMARSRGLRVGLSDELDALLPDGTADAVTLWDVIEHLYDPLPVLSRALRKLRPGGTVVFETPDASFPVRPLVLAAHAASRGRLDLTGHLYYWEHKIYFTETGMRAILSRLDCEVIAVERPTSPRAKMQEIFTHYADASWQSRVLARAWPRFEGLCRRAGRGNKLIVIARYAGGR; encoded by the coding sequence ATGACAGTCTTTCGGGCCGAGTGTGCCCAGGACGAGCGGGTGGACGCGGGCACGGCGGACGACACACCCGATCTGCGGTGCCCCGCGTGCGTGGGAGTGGGAAAGCCGCTGCGCCTGGTCGTCGAGGACCGGTACCGGCTGGTCCGCTGCCGTCAGTGCCGCACGGAGTACTTCCGCGCCGACCCGCTGCTCGCCGACCGCGACCGCGAGGCACCGGTCAGCGCGTACTGGGAGCAGTACAAATTCGGCCTGTACGCGAGTGACGACGTCCGGCGCGGCTACGAACAGCGCTACGAGAAGACGCTCGACCAGGTGGAGGGGCTGACCGGGGACATCGGCACGGTGCTGGATGTCGGTTGCGGCATCGGGAACTTCGTGAGCTTCGCCCAGACCCGCTGTGCCCGTGCCTACGGCGTCGACGCGGACCCCGACGCCGTGGACATGGCGCGCTCCCGCGGACTGCGGGTCGGGCTGAGCGACGAGCTGGACGCGCTGCTGCCCGACGGCACGGCGGACGCGGTCACGCTGTGGGACGTGATCGAGCATCTCTACGACCCGCTGCCCGTGCTGAGCCGGGCCCTGCGCAAACTCCGCCCCGGAGGCACGGTGGTCTTCGAGACGCCGGACGCGTCGTTCCCGGTGCGTCCGCTCGTGCTGGCGGCCCATGCCGCGAGCCGGGGCCGGCTCGATCTGACGGGGCATCTGTACTACTGGGAGCACAAGATCTACTTCACGGAGACCGGCATGCGGGCCATCCTGAGCCGGCTGGACTGTGAGGTGATCGCGGTGGAACGCCCGACCTCTCCCCGGGCGAAGATGCAGGAGATCTTCACGCACTACGCGGACGCCTCGTGGCAGAGCCGCGTCCTGGCCCGCGCCTGGCCCCGGTTCGAAGGCCTGTGCCGCCGTGCCGGGCGCGGGAACAAGCTCATCGTCATCGCCCGGTACGCGGGCGGTCGTTGA
- a CDS encoding vitamin K epoxide reductase family protein — protein MTSTPDDTPPSGFALLLVVTGAAGLLASWVITLDKFKLLQNPNFTPGCSLNPVVSCGSVMKSAQAAVFGFPNPMLGLVAYGIVICVGVSLLTGAAFPRWYWLAFDAGCLFGVGFVSWLQFESLYRIGALCLWCALAWVATILMFWYVTSFAVRHRFLPAPAALRVFFAEFTWVLPLLHIAVVGMLILTRWWDFWTS, from the coding sequence GTGACCTCAACCCCCGACGACACGCCCCCTTCCGGCTTCGCACTGCTCCTGGTGGTCACGGGCGCGGCCGGGCTGCTGGCCTCGTGGGTCATCACCCTCGACAAGTTCAAGCTGCTCCAGAACCCGAACTTCACCCCGGGGTGCAGCCTCAATCCGGTGGTGTCCTGCGGCAGCGTCATGAAGAGCGCGCAGGCCGCGGTCTTCGGCTTCCCCAACCCGATGCTCGGCCTGGTGGCCTACGGCATCGTGATCTGCGTCGGCGTGAGCCTGCTGACCGGCGCCGCCTTTCCGCGCTGGTACTGGCTGGCCTTCGACGCGGGCTGTCTGTTCGGGGTCGGGTTCGTGTCATGGCTGCAGTTCGAGTCGCTGTACCGGATCGGCGCGCTGTGCCTGTGGTGCGCTCTGGCCTGGGTCGCCACGATCCTGATGTTCTGGTACGTCACCTCGTTCGCCGTACGGCACCGGTTCCTGCCCGCGCCGGCCGCGCTGCGGGTGTTCTTCGCCGAGTTCACGTGGGTGCTGCCGCTGCTGCACATCGCGGTCGTCGGCATGCTGATCCTGACCCGCTGGTGGGACTTCTGGACCAGCTGA
- a CDS encoding glycosyltransferase — protein sequence MRVLHIITGLEAGGAEQQLRLLLRHLPTRCDVLTLTRPGQVADGLVADGVRVTDLGMGGNRDVAALFRLAGHIRAGRYDLVHTHLYRACVYGRIAARLAGVRAVVATEHSLGARQLEGRTLNAGIRALYLATERLGRVTVAVSPTVAGLLRGWGVPDRRVRIVPNGIDACRFRFDEVRRKEVRAFYALPEDAYVVGCVGRLVPTKRFEVAVRALALLPADVRLLLIGAGPQERTLLRVARELEIADRILLTGELPYVPDPRHATPDLPAVLSALDVLVAPALEETFGLAVLEALAAGLPVLYTCAPALADLPPEAAPRARQVIGEAEAYARELLRLHAAGPGERDVPDAVRHYSIEHTARQLMDVYTTVLSGHDLEVSSR from the coding sequence ATGAGAGTGCTGCACATCATCACCGGCCTTGAGGCGGGCGGCGCCGAGCAGCAACTGCGCCTGCTGCTGCGCCATCTGCCCACGCGGTGCGACGTGCTGACCCTGACCCGGCCCGGACAGGTCGCCGACGGGCTGGTCGCCGACGGCGTCCGCGTCACCGACCTCGGCATGGGCGGCAACCGGGACGTCGCCGCCCTGTTCCGCCTGGCCGGGCACATCCGCGCCGGCCGCTACGACCTGGTGCACACCCATCTGTACCGGGCCTGCGTGTACGGCCGGATCGCGGCCCGCCTCGCGGGCGTACGGGCCGTGGTGGCCACCGAACACTCCCTGGGCGCACGGCAGTTGGAGGGCCGGACCCTGAACGCGGGCATCCGGGCCCTGTACCTGGCCACCGAACGCCTCGGCCGGGTCACCGTCGCCGTGTCCCCGACGGTGGCCGGGCTGCTGCGCGGCTGGGGCGTGCCCGACCGGCGCGTCCGCATCGTTCCGAACGGCATCGACGCCTGTCGTTTCCGCTTCGACGAGGTGCGCCGCAAGGAGGTGCGCGCGTTCTACGCACTGCCGGAGGACGCGTATGTGGTGGGCTGCGTCGGCCGGCTCGTCCCCACCAAGCGTTTCGAGGTCGCCGTACGCGCGCTGGCGCTGCTGCCCGCGGACGTACGGCTGCTGCTGATCGGGGCGGGGCCCCAGGAGCGGACGCTGCTCCGCGTCGCGCGGGAACTGGAGATCGCGGACCGGATCCTGCTGACCGGCGAGCTTCCCTATGTGCCGGATCCGCGCCATGCCACACCCGACCTGCCCGCGGTGCTGAGCGCGTTGGACGTGCTCGTCGCGCCCGCCCTGGAAGAGACGTTCGGCCTGGCCGTGCTGGAGGCACTCGCGGCCGGCCTCCCCGTCCTGTACACGTGCGCCCCCGCGCTCGCCGACCTGCCCCCCGAAGCGGCTCCGCGCGCCCGGCAGGTCATCGGCGAGGCCGAGGCGTACGCACGGGAACTGCTGCGGCTGCACGCGGCAGGGCCCGGTGAACGAGACGTCCCGGACGCCGTGCGGCACTACAGCATCGAGCACACCGCCCGGCAGCTGATGGACGTGTACACGACCGTCCTGTCCGGTCACGACCTGGAAGTGAGTTCCCGATGA
- a CDS encoding tyrosinase family oxidase copper chaperone, whose translation MTRRLFSSAVVAAFAAPATAACARQPEHAPDDGRRATAFDETYRGRHIRGVEVHPAERAAVAGTQWKVTIDGRPLHLMRRADGSWLSMLDHYRSYPTALAAARAAVDELGPEEQLHDLAPGPMGGGPMHMEGGNGVHA comes from the coding sequence ATGACGCGGAGACTGTTCTCCTCGGCCGTCGTCGCGGCGTTCGCCGCCCCGGCGACCGCGGCCTGCGCACGGCAGCCCGAACATGCCCCGGACGACGGCCGGCGGGCCACCGCCTTCGACGAGACCTACCGGGGCCGCCACATCCGCGGCGTCGAGGTGCACCCCGCCGAGCGGGCCGCCGTCGCGGGCACCCAGTGGAAGGTCACGATCGACGGCCGCCCGCTGCATCTGATGCGCCGCGCCGACGGCAGCTGGCTGAGCATGCTCGACCACTACCGCTCGTACCCGACCGCGCTCGCCGCGGCCCGCGCGGCGGTCGACGAACTCGGCCCCGAGGAGCAGCTGCACGACCTGGCACCGGGGCCGATGGGCGGCGGGCCGATGCACATGGAGGGTGGGAATGGCGTACACGCGTAA
- a CDS encoding glycosyl hydrolase: MTSERLRSLRRVTFLAAGLFAAASVVPSPVVKSGPAANPATGHCPPVARSAPPAVSVLGRLAAAACGATGPSPGEERAPAFGAFLGSEPAGVLRIEGFSDWLDHADVRVGHTYLPGDRWSNIEGPPSFLDSWAQWRRARDDRILVVNVPLLERNESHVPDAEVQQLLRRGAAGEFDQHFRALAEHLVGLGVPDAVLVLGWEMNGVSYTHRCGPDPESWKAYWRRIVTVMRSVPGQHFTFDFTPNRGADAVPWPQCYPGDDVVDVLGMDSYDQPAGISFDQQVSEPYGLQDQVDFAKAHEKPISYPEWGLFRNGDSVTYVLRMLAWMDEHKPLYNTITDYCPHGVWLCSANPRASALYHAALAGQHPPDQDPKPPAPASPAPEPQPQPPPPPAPPRPW; the protein is encoded by the coding sequence ATGACGTCCGAACGTCTCCGGTCCCTGAGACGAGTGACGTTCCTCGCCGCCGGATTGTTCGCGGCGGCGAGTGTCGTTCCCAGCCCGGTCGTCAAGTCCGGCCCCGCGGCGAACCCGGCCACGGGACACTGTCCGCCGGTGGCGCGCTCCGCGCCACCGGCCGTGTCCGTGCTGGGGCGGCTCGCCGCCGCGGCGTGCGGGGCGACGGGGCCCTCCCCGGGGGAGGAGCGCGCGCCCGCGTTCGGCGCGTTCCTCGGTTCCGAGCCCGCCGGTGTGCTGCGCATCGAGGGATTCAGCGACTGGCTCGATCACGCCGATGTGCGGGTGGGCCACACGTACCTGCCGGGCGACCGGTGGAGCAACATCGAGGGCCCACCGAGCTTCCTCGACAGCTGGGCGCAGTGGCGGCGGGCCCGGGACGACCGCATCCTCGTGGTCAACGTCCCGCTGCTGGAGCGCAACGAGAGCCACGTGCCGGACGCGGAGGTCCAGCAGCTGCTGCGGCGCGGGGCGGCCGGGGAGTTCGACCAGCACTTCCGGGCGCTCGCCGAGCACCTCGTCGGCCTGGGGGTGCCGGACGCGGTCCTCGTGCTCGGCTGGGAGATGAACGGCGTCTCCTACACCCATCGCTGCGGCCCCGATCCGGAGTCCTGGAAGGCGTACTGGCGGCGCATCGTCACCGTCATGCGCTCGGTGCCCGGCCAGCACTTCACCTTCGACTTCACCCCGAACCGGGGCGCCGACGCCGTTCCGTGGCCGCAGTGCTATCCCGGCGACGACGTCGTCGACGTCCTCGGCATGGACTCCTACGACCAGCCGGCCGGGATCTCGTTCGACCAGCAGGTGTCCGAACCCTACGGTCTGCAGGACCAGGTCGACTTCGCGAAGGCGCACGAGAAGCCGATCTCGTATCCCGAGTGGGGCCTGTTCCGCAACGGCGACAGCGTGACCTACGTGCTGCGGATGCTCGCGTGGATGGACGAGCACAAACCGCTGTACAACACGATCACCGACTACTGCCCGCACGGGGTGTGGCTGTGCTCCGCCAATCCCCGGGCATCCGCCCTCTACCACGCGGCACTCGCCGGTCAGCACCCCCCGGACCAGGATCCGAAGCCGCCGGCCCCCGCCTCACCCGCGCCCGAGCCCCAGCCACAGCCGCCACCGCCTCCAGCACCGCCCCGGCCCTGGTGA
- a CDS encoding polysaccharide deacetylase family protein, with translation MYHSVSDSWDDPFNITVPASRLARQLAWLRGRGLRGVSVRDLLAARAQGQERGLVGLTFDDGYADFVTCALPVLRRWHCGATVFVVAGRLGGENDWELSGPRKRLLGADDIRQLVALGIEVASHGLTHSDLTRLPDDVLHAEVHGSRALLAELAGQDIRGFCYPYGRLDARVGAAVHAAGYRYACAVAPGPENAGDLALPRIHIGRADTGVRLEVKRRLARPWGRAVEAS, from the coding sequence ATGTACCACTCCGTCTCGGACTCCTGGGACGACCCGTTCAACATCACCGTCCCCGCCTCCCGCCTCGCCCGCCAGCTCGCCTGGCTGCGCGGCCGCGGCCTGCGCGGGGTGAGCGTGCGTGACCTGCTGGCCGCCCGCGCCCAGGGACAGGAGCGCGGGCTGGTCGGGCTCACCTTCGACGACGGGTACGCGGACTTCGTCACCTGCGCGCTGCCCGTGCTGCGCCGCTGGCACTGCGGGGCCACCGTGTTCGTGGTGGCCGGGCGGCTCGGCGGCGAGAACGACTGGGAGCTGTCCGGCCCGCGCAAGCGGCTGCTCGGCGCGGACGACATCCGGCAGCTGGTGGCCCTGGGCATCGAGGTCGCCTCGCACGGCCTCACCCACTCCGACCTCACCCGGCTCCCGGACGACGTGCTGCACGCGGAGGTGCACGGCAGCCGCGCCCTGCTCGCCGAGCTGGCCGGCCAGGACATCCGCGGCTTCTGCTACCCGTACGGCCGGCTCGACGCGCGGGTCGGCGCCGCTGTGCACGCCGCCGGCTACCGCTACGCCTGCGCCGTCGCACCGGGCCCCGAGAACGCCGGCGACCTGGCGCTGCCCCGTATCCACATCGGACGGGCCGACACCGGGGTGCGGCTCGAAGTGAAGCGGCGACTGGCGCGCCCCTGGGGACGTGCCGTGGAGGCCTCATGA
- a CDS encoding long-chain fatty acid--CoA ligase, giving the protein MGVRRDLTRARRRADLSARTAVELIRDENGTVREVRTAPLAPRRAGGSTADIPFVNAEEAPGAVVLRRRTDDGWRPVTAAAFAREVTAAAKGLIAAGLEPGGRVAVMSRTRYEWTVLDFAIWAAGGRSVPVYATSSAEQVEWIVRDSGARFVVAETAENAGTVAAGTAGHPEPPRIWRIDDQALPELVALGRDVPDEEVTERRRALTPEAVATICYTSGTTGRPKGCVLTHANLYAEAGNTVELLHPIFREVTGQTASTLLFLPLAHILGRTLQIACLLARIELGHCPSIKPDELRPMFKEFRPTFLVGVPYLFEKIHDTGRATAERIGRGASFDRADRIGVRFGEACLEKFLGTGKGPGIGLYAAWALYDLLVYRRIRKELGGRLRYAICGGSPLDRDLNLFFLAAGVIVYEGYGLTETSAAATIVPPLEPRPGTVGLPVPGTTVRIADDGEVLIRGGVVFGAYWNDPAATDAVLTDGWFATGDLGSLDGDGHLTITGRKKDILITSGGKNVSPAVLEDRLRSRPPVGQCLVVGDRRPFVAALVTLDPEAVSHWLSVRELPEDTPMADVIRDPRMRADVQQAVDYANASVSRAESIRAFVLVEGEFSEENGLLTPSMKVKRQAVAMAYAEQIETLYGG; this is encoded by the coding sequence ATGGGCGTACGCAGGGATCTGACACGGGCTCGGCGGCGTGCCGACCTGTCCGCGCGTACGGCGGTCGAGCTGATCAGGGACGAGAACGGCACGGTGCGCGAGGTCCGTACCGCTCCCCTGGCGCCCCGGAGGGCCGGCGGCAGCACCGCCGACATCCCGTTCGTCAACGCCGAGGAGGCGCCCGGCGCCGTGGTCCTGCGCCGCCGGACGGACGACGGCTGGCGCCCGGTGACCGCCGCCGCCTTCGCCCGCGAGGTCACCGCCGCCGCCAAGGGGCTGATCGCCGCCGGTCTCGAACCGGGCGGCCGGGTCGCGGTGATGTCCCGCACCCGCTACGAGTGGACGGTCCTGGACTTCGCGATCTGGGCCGCCGGCGGTCGGAGCGTCCCCGTCTACGCCACCTCTTCGGCCGAACAGGTGGAGTGGATCGTGCGCGACTCCGGCGCCCGTTTCGTCGTGGCCGAGACCGCGGAGAACGCCGGGACGGTCGCCGCCGGCACGGCCGGCCACCCCGAACCCCCGCGCATCTGGCGGATCGACGACCAGGCGCTGCCCGAACTCGTCGCCCTCGGCCGGGACGTCCCGGACGAGGAGGTCACCGAGCGCCGCAGAGCCCTCACGCCCGAGGCGGTGGCCACGATCTGCTACACCTCCGGCACCACCGGACGACCCAAGGGCTGTGTGCTCACCCACGCCAACCTGTACGCCGAGGCCGGCAACACGGTGGAGCTGCTCCACCCGATCTTCCGGGAGGTCACCGGCCAGACCGCGTCCACCCTGCTCTTCCTGCCGCTCGCGCACATCCTGGGCCGCACCCTGCAGATCGCCTGTCTGCTGGCCCGGATCGAGTTGGGCCACTGCCCGAGCATCAAGCCGGACGAACTTCGTCCGATGTTCAAGGAGTTCCGGCCCACCTTCCTGGTCGGGGTGCCGTACCTCTTCGAGAAGATCCACGACACCGGGCGGGCCACCGCCGAGCGGATCGGCCGGGGCGCGTCCTTCGACCGCGCGGACCGGATCGGGGTGCGCTTCGGGGAGGCCTGCCTGGAGAAGTTCCTCGGCACGGGCAAGGGGCCGGGGATCGGTCTGTACGCCGCCTGGGCGCTGTACGACCTGCTGGTCTACCGGCGCATCCGCAAGGAGCTGGGCGGCCGGCTGCGGTACGCCATCTGCGGCGGCTCCCCGCTCGACCGCGACCTCAACCTGTTCTTCCTCGCGGCCGGCGTCATCGTCTATGAGGGGTACGGCCTGACCGAGACCAGCGCCGCCGCCACCATCGTCCCGCCGCTGGAGCCGCGTCCCGGCACGGTCGGTCTCCCGGTGCCCGGCACCACGGTCCGCATCGCCGACGACGGGGAGGTCCTCATCAGGGGCGGGGTGGTGTTCGGGGCGTACTGGAACGACCCGGCGGCCACGGACGCGGTGCTGACCGACGGCTGGTTCGCCACCGGCGACCTCGGTTCCCTCGACGGCGACGGCCATCTCACCATCACCGGCCGCAAGAAGGACATCCTCATCACCTCCGGCGGGAAGAACGTCTCGCCGGCCGTCCTGGAGGACCGTCTGCGCAGCCGCCCGCCGGTCGGCCAGTGTCTCGTCGTCGGCGACCGGCGCCCTTTCGTGGCGGCTCTCGTCACGCTAGACCCCGAAGCGGTGTCCCACTGGCTTTCGGTCCGCGAACTGCCCGAGGACACTCCGATGGCGGACGTCATCCGTGACCCGCGGATGCGTGCCGACGTACAGCAGGCCGTGGACTACGCCAACGCATCCGTCTCCCGCGCCGAATCGATCCGCGCCTTCGTTCTGGTCGAGGGTGAGTTCAGCGAGGAGAACGGTCTGCTCACCCCGTCCATGAAGGTCAAGCGGCAGGCGGTGGCGATGGCGTACGCGGAGCAGATCGAGACCCTATACGGCGGATAG
- the murJ gene encoding murein biosynthesis integral membrane protein MurJ, whose product MAPPAPSPGSTATASPVPSPVPSPVPSPVPSSGPASPPAPGASPHPSSGGFLARATLVTAVLSVAGALLGLGRDQALARLFGAGVATDAFLVAWTVPEMAATLLIEDGMAFLLVPAFSGALARRAGGRGSPDPVRALVAASLPRLSLAFAAVAAVLVAGAPLLVGVLAPGLPHPALAIACTRLTATCVLTFGLAGYCSSALRAHRSYLAPATIYVAYNTTIIATMFALGAHWGVRSAALGVALGGCLMGAVQAPSLWRRIAKCPDQPAAAFRRDGEQSLTPAPALVLAVLLFALCRQSQVLIERHFASLLPAGAISHLNYAQKIGQLPMSVALMLCVVTFPVLARAMADGDTVRARDRIERDLVMVTGIVLLGAAVISVCAPQIVQVLFQRGAFTAQDTAATATVLRVYTLGLLGHTLVGALVRSYFSAGRTTWYPTGVMAVGMVATAVISACTVGTWGASGIAAANSVGITVTALLLLRGLGGRSVAVRIRRVGAELAMTVDAALGAAGTGYLCTLPFASPLAGLAAGCLGVTAVYLPLVWLLDVAGARSLTPAALRTLRTLRRFPTRRKSRGR is encoded by the coding sequence ATCGCTCCCCCCGCCCCTTCCCCGGGCTCCACCGCAACCGCCTCCCCCGTCCCTTCCCCCGTCCCTTCCCCCGTCCCTTCCCCCGTCCCTTCCTCCGGTCCCGCCTCACCCCCTGCCCCCGGCGCGTCCCCGCACCCTTCTTCCGGTGGTTTTCTCGCGCGGGCGACTCTCGTCACGGCCGTGCTGTCCGTTGCCGGGGCCTTGCTCGGGCTTGGGCGGGATCAGGCGCTTGCGCGGCTGTTCGGGGCCGGGGTGGCCACCGATGCGTTTCTGGTGGCGTGGACCGTCCCGGAGATGGCGGCGACGCTGCTGATCGAGGACGGGATGGCGTTCCTGCTGGTGCCCGCGTTCAGCGGGGCGTTGGCGCGGCGGGCGGGCGGGCGCGGGTCCCCGGATCCGGTGCGCGCGCTGGTCGCCGCCTCGCTGCCCCGGCTGAGTCTCGCCTTCGCCGCCGTGGCCGCCGTACTCGTGGCCGGGGCGCCGCTGCTGGTCGGCGTCCTCGCGCCCGGCCTGCCGCACCCCGCCCTCGCCATCGCCTGCACCCGGCTGACCGCGACCTGCGTGCTGACCTTCGGGCTGGCCGGGTACTGCAGTTCCGCACTCCGGGCCCACCGCTCCTACCTCGCCCCGGCGACGATCTACGTCGCCTACAACACCACGATCATCGCCACGATGTTCGCCCTCGGCGCGCACTGGGGCGTACGGTCCGCCGCCCTCGGCGTGGCCCTCGGCGGCTGCCTCATGGGCGCCGTGCAGGCGCCGTCGCTGTGGCGGCGGATCGCCAAGTGCCCCGACCAGCCCGCCGCCGCGTTCCGCCGGGACGGCGAGCAGTCGCTCACTCCCGCCCCCGCTCTGGTCCTCGCGGTCCTGCTCTTCGCCCTGTGCCGTCAGTCGCAGGTCCTCATCGAGCGCCATTTCGCCTCCCTGCTGCCCGCCGGTGCCATCTCGCACCTCAACTACGCGCAGAAGATCGGCCAGTTGCCGATGTCCGTGGCGCTGATGCTGTGCGTCGTCACCTTCCCGGTGCTGGCGCGGGCCATGGCCGATGGCGACACAGTGCGGGCCCGGGACCGGATCGAGCGGGATCTGGTGATGGTGACCGGCATCGTGCTGCTGGGGGCCGCGGTCATCTCGGTGTGTGCTCCGCAGATCGTCCAAGTCCTCTTCCAGCGCGGCGCCTTCACCGCGCAGGACACCGCCGCGACCGCCACCGTCCTGCGGGTGTACACGCTCGGGCTGCTCGGCCACACGCTGGTGGGCGCGCTGGTCCGGTCGTACTTCTCGGCGGGCCGCACCACCTGGTACCCCACGGGCGTGATGGCCGTGGGCATGGTCGCCACCGCCGTCATCAGCGCGTGCACCGTGGGGACCTGGGGTGCGTCCGGCATCGCCGCGGCCAACTCGGTCGGCATCACCGTGACCGCGCTGCTCCTGCTGCGTGGGCTGGGCGGCCGCAGCGTCGCCGTGCGGATCCGGCGCGTCGGGGCCGAACTGGCCATGACGGTGGACGCGGCGCTGGGTGCGGCCGGCACCGGCTACCTCTGCACGCTGCCGTTCGCCTCGCCCCTGGCCGGCCTCGCCGCCGGCTGCCTGGGCGTCACCGCGGTCTATCTGCCGCTGGTCTGGCTCCTCGACGTGGCCGGAGCCCGCTCACTGACGCCCGCGGCACTCCGCACCCTCCGAACCCTCCGACGGTTCCCGACGCGAAGGAAGAGCCGTGGTCGTTGA
- a CDS encoding lipopolysaccharide biosynthesis protein, with translation MRWATVIPACALLGAAAGATYGEMKPPQYSATSYVIAVPAEKSRSDPAMALGFAQAYGRVATQLAVLGEAQQTARVPAAKLRRSVRAETSPDAPMIAITAVSRRPARAADIANAVSGELTKQANKTKKATGITLTRLSRALEPTEPSSASPALTTLVGACAGGLLGGLALLVRPRRATPDGDTGRAQLPGPAAAVDLAQEVR, from the coding sequence ATGCGCTGGGCGACGGTGATCCCCGCCTGTGCCCTCCTCGGCGCCGCGGCCGGCGCCACCTACGGCGAGATGAAGCCGCCGCAGTACTCGGCCACGAGCTACGTCATCGCCGTACCGGCCGAGAAGTCGAGGTCCGATCCGGCGATGGCACTGGGATTCGCGCAGGCGTACGGCCGGGTCGCGACGCAGCTCGCCGTGCTGGGGGAGGCGCAGCAGACGGCCCGGGTGCCGGCGGCGAAGCTGCGCAGGAGCGTGCGGGCCGAGACCTCGCCCGACGCGCCGATGATCGCGATCACCGCGGTCTCCCGGCGCCCCGCCCGCGCCGCCGACATCGCCAACGCGGTGTCCGGGGAGCTCACCAAGCAGGCCAACAAGACCAAGAAGGCCACCGGCATCACCCTCACGCGCCTGTCGCGCGCCCTCGAACCCACCGAGCCGTCCTCCGCGTCCCCGGCGCTGACCACGCTGGTGGGCGCGTGCGCCGGAGGCCTGCTGGGCGGCCTCGCCCTGCTGGTCCGGCCGCGGCGGGCGACGCCGGACGGGGACACCGGGCGGGCCCAACTGCCCGGCCCGGCAGCCGCCGTCGACCTCGCCCAGGAGGTGCGGTGA
- a CDS encoding GNAT family N-acetyltransferase — translation MTTVADRALPVDSVEVCTDDRVFAGLAEEWGRLHRACPSATPFQSHAWLHSWWQSYGTPGGLRLVLVRHRGELVGAAPLMRVSRPWPTLVPIGGAITDFGDVLLDETADTRGTRALTDALAELARTALIDFREVRPGGAAQRIYLGWRGPRHRLPDSACLELPVLPMDQLIRRLPSARAQRIRNKVNKLTRLGVHWRVVGHDETESALRRLLALHRLQWQDRKVAPEHLRPRFLEHLIRSAGPMVRSGEAVIKEYLLDGEVVGVELTLLSRTWAGIYLYGVHPQLRERRTDVATMLLRAATEQLAADGERQVLSLLRGDEPYKYRWAPETVVNERLLLARRRTAPLLAAAVGGAAARRRAKQVLRRPASGFGAQGTNSP, via the coding sequence GTGACCACGGTGGCCGACCGTGCGCTGCCGGTGGATTCGGTGGAGGTCTGCACCGACGACCGGGTGTTCGCGGGGCTGGCCGAGGAGTGGGGACGCCTGCACCGGGCCTGCCCGTCGGCGACGCCGTTCCAGAGCCACGCCTGGCTGCACTCGTGGTGGCAGTCGTACGGCACCCCGGGCGGGCTGCGGCTCGTCCTGGTGCGCCATCGCGGTGAACTGGTGGGCGCCGCGCCGCTGATGCGCGTCTCCCGCCCGTGGCCGACGCTGGTGCCGATCGGCGGCGCCATCACCGACTTCGGCGATGTGCTCCTCGACGAGACGGCGGACACCCGGGGCACCCGCGCGCTGACCGACGCCCTGGCCGAACTGGCCCGCACCGCACTGATCGACTTCCGTGAGGTGCGGCCGGGCGGCGCGGCGCAGCGGATCTACCTCGGCTGGCGCGGCCCACGGCACCGGCTGCCCGACTCCGCGTGCCTGGAGTTGCCCGTCCTGCCCATGGACCAGCTGATCAGACGGCTGCCGTCGGCACGCGCCCAGCGCATCCGCAACAAGGTGAACAAGCTCACCCGGCTCGGCGTGCACTGGCGCGTCGTGGGCCACGACGAGACCGAGAGCGCGCTGCGCCGGCTCCTCGCCCTGCACCGGCTGCAGTGGCAGGACCGCAAGGTGGCGCCGGAACACCTCCGCCCGCGGTTCCTGGAGCACCTGATCCGCTCGGCGGGCCCGATGGTGCGGTCCGGCGAGGCGGTGATCAAGGAGTACCTCCTCGACGGCGAGGTGGTCGGGGTCGAACTGACGCTGCTGTCGAGGACATGGGCGGGCATCTATCTGTACGGCGTCCACCCGCAGCTGCGTGAGCGCCGGACCGATGTGGCGACGATGCTGCTGCGCGCCGCCACCGAGCAACTCGCCGCCGACGGCGAACGCCAGGTCCTGAGCCTGCTGCGGGGCGACGAGCCGTACAAGTACCGCTGGGCCCCCGAGACGGTCGTCAACGAGCGTCTGCTGCTGGCGCGCAGGCGCACCGCACCGCTGCTGGCGGCCGCCGTCGGGGGCGCCGCCGCACGTCGCCGGGCCAAGCAGGTGCTGCGGCGGCCCGCCTCCGGATTCGGCGCGCAGGGGACGAACTCACCGTAA